A region of Sesamum indicum cultivar Zhongzhi No. 13 linkage group LG7, S_indicum_v1.0, whole genome shotgun sequence DNA encodes the following proteins:
- the LOC105166357 gene encoding formin-like protein 13 isoform X5 has translation MALFRKLFYRKPPDGLLEICERVYVFDCCFTTDAFADYKGYVGGIIAQLREHYPDASILAFNFREGQTQSQIANALTEYDMTIMEYPRQYEGCPLLPMEVIHHFLRSSESWLSLGLQNLLLMHCERGGWPVLAFMLAALLIYRKHYSGEHKTLDMVYKQAPRELLHLLTPLNPVPSQLRYLQYVSRRNVATEWPPLDRALTMDCVIIRMIPNFDGDGGCRPLFRIYGQDPFQNSDRAPKILFSTPKKSRTVRHYKQAECELVKIDINCRIQGDVVLECISLHGDTAREEMMFRVMFNTAFIRSNILMLNRDDIDILWDAKDLFPKDFRAEVLFSEIDTASSVVPVDRSCFEEKDGLPEEAFAKVQEMFNSVDWLVPKGDAAVEALQNLALSNIVIDTHSYDEKSQVNQILAALEVKTTPKSPTDLNSENQSNFSSELSPNADVRRKLAEPHHEPSEIGAIISQKQTLIPPGDHSPPHQISHLRTPHMSSKQNSHSNTGQAQDVLPLSEADMPYPKISPSTPPLKDNTTVRPDISSPSAESPRSHNKVICGAPPKSEPPTSTSISAEDVFEVSRLETSPPPLSPPTHSSLVVNVGKSSRFEAPPAPTTPSPAQNAIQATEGGSPPPHLSSPKIDKHTLQRPHSPPDLAATPSIEESASTCVSTPTASLSLPTSSLKESSTSGIGLPPPPPPPPPPSPHLTDSSITVPYPHPHLVPVDDSSSIRGAPSFPAPPPSSPPVSPLKGQSASAVVPSPPLTPKTAPCPSSPPSEPLKERPGAEGAPPPPPPPPPPYFGQGVPHLTSPLEDKSITGHAPPPPPPPPLKERSSVGVGPPPPPPPPLGQGALPSTPLPGNGSVIRPVPCPPRPPPPPPPESPNESSRQGARPLPPPPPPPPPPPYFGQDGPPVTPSSRDSSITRPAPPPPPPPPPPQISNFSGGGGPPIPPPPPVTPSSRDSSITRPAPPPPPPPPQISNFSGGGGPPIPPPPPHPGHGAGPTNAPPIPPPAPSVPPPPFSSSKEPSSLSNSSSTPPPSAPPPGTKGKSLLSRSASSRNSQAKKLKPLHWLKLSRAVSGSLWAETQKSGEASKAPEIDISELESLFSAAAPNQEGGSGRKTGSRASMANKPEKVQLVIILIEHRRAYNCEIMLSKVKIPLHEMLSSVLALEDSALDVDQVDNLIKFCPTKEEMETLKGYKGEKDKLGKCEQFFLELMQVPRIEYKLRVFSFKIQFNSQVSDLRKSLNIVNSAADQGFC, from the exons ATGGCGTTGTTTCGGAAGTTGTTCTACCGGAAGCCACCTGATGGACTTCTCGAGATCTGCGAGCGGGTTTATG TCTTTGATTGTTGTTTCACCACTGATGCTTTCGCTGATTACAAAGGCTATGTGGGAGGTATAATAGCTCAACTTAGGGAACATTATCCAGACGCCTCAATCTTGGCTTTCAATTTCCGGGAGGGGCAGACACAGAGCCAGATAGCAAATGCTTTGACAGAATATGATATGACCATCATGGAGTACCCTCGTCAATATGAAGGTTGCCCATTGCTCCCAATGGAGGTGATTCACCATTTTCTAAGATCTAGTGAAAGCTGGCTTTCACTTGGGCTGCAAAATCTGCTTCTTATGCACTGTGAACGTGGTGGTTGGCCAGTTTTGGCTTTCATGTTGGCTGCATTGCTAATATACAGGAAGCACTACAGTGGGGAGCATAAGACCTTGGATATGGTATACAAGCAAGCTCCTCGTGAGCTTTTGCACTTGCTGACTCCTCTGAATCCCGTTCCTTCTCAGTTAAGGTACTTGCAGTATGTATCAAGGAGGAATGTTGCCACAGAATGGCCTCCACTAGACAGGGCACTCACCATGGATTGCGTCATTATTAGAATGATTCCGAATTTTGATGGAGATGGTGGTTGCCGACCGCTATTTCGTATCTATGGGCAAGATCCTTTCCAAAATTCTGACCGTGCACCGAAGATTCTGTTTTCAACTCCAAAGAAGAGTAGAACTGTTCGACACTACAAGCAG GCAGAATGTGaattagttaaaattgatataaattgcCGCATCCAAGGTGATGTTGTACTGGAGTGTATCAGCTTGCATGGTGATACAGCGCGGGAAGAGATGATGTTTCGTGTCATGTTTAACACAGCCTTTATTcggtcaaatattttaatgctCAATCGGGATGATATTGACATATTGTGGGATGCAAAGGACCTATTTCCAAAGGACTTCAGGGCAGAG gTTCTTTTTTCAGAGATCGATACTGCTTCCTCTGTAGTTCCTGTGGACCGTTCCTGCTTCGAAGAGAAAGATGGCCTTCCAGAGGAGGCTTTTGCTAAAGTTCAGGAAATGTTCAATAGTGTGGATTGGTTAGTTCCGAAGGGAGATGCTGCAGTTGAAGCTCTCCAAAATCTGGCTCTATCAAATATAGTAATTGATACTCATTCTTATGATGAGAAGTCTCAGGTGAATCAGATCCTTGCAGCACTAGAAGTTAAAACTACTCCTAAGAGCCCAACAGATTTAAATTCAGAGAACCAATCAAATTTTTCATCAGAGTTGTCCCCAAATGCAGATGTGCGTAGAAAGCTGGCTGAGCCCCATCATGAACCAAGTGAAATTGGGGCAATCATATCCCAAAAGCAAACACTTATTCCTCCTGGAGATCATTCTCCACCTCATCAAATTTCACATTTGAGAACTCCTCATATGTCATCCAAACAGAATTCTCACTCCAATACCGGACAAGCTCAAGATGTTTTACCTCTAAGTGAAGCTGACATGCCATATCCTAAAATCTCTCCTTCAACTCCTCCTTTGAAGGATAACACTACTGTTAGGCCTGATATATCTTCTCCTTCTGCAGAGAGTCCTAGGAGCCATAATAAAGTCATTTGTGGTGCACCTCCTAAGTCTGAACCTCCTACTTCAACATCTATTTCAGCTGAAGATGTGTTTGAAGTCAGTAGACTGGAAACTTCTCCACCTCCACTGTCTCCTCCAACTCATTCTTCCTTAGTAGTCAATGTGGGGAAGTCTTCTAGGTTTGAAGCTCCGCCTGCCCCAACAACTCCATCACCAGCTCAAAATGCTATTCAAGCTACTGAAGGTGGATCACCTCCTCCTCATCTTTCTTCTCCTAAAATAGATAAACATACACTTCAGAGACCTCATTCTCCGCCAGACCTAGCTGCTACTCCTTCTATTGAAGAATCAGCTTCTACATGTGTTTCAACTCCAACTGCATCTCTTTCTCTGCCCACATCTTCTTTAAAGGAAAGTTCCACTTCTGGAATTGGGcttccacctccacctccacctccacctccaccatcCCCACATTTGACAGATAGTTCAATAACAGTACCTTATCCACATCCTCATCTCGTACCTGTAGATGATAGTTCATCTATTAGAGGCGCGCCCTCTTTTCCAGCACCTCCCCCATCAAGCCCTCCTGTATCCCCTTTGAAGGGGCAGTCCGCTTCCGCAGTTGTTCCTTCACCTCCCTTAACCCCGAAAACTGCCCCATGTCCATCTTCACCTCCTTCGGAGCCTCTTAAGGAGAGGCCTGGTGCAGAAGGGGCCccacctccaccacctccaccacctcctccaTATTTTGGGCAGGGTGTCCCTCATTTAACCTCACCGTTGGAGGATAAATCTATCACCGGCCATGCTCCGCCTCCACCTCCGCCTCCACCTCTTAAGGAGAGATCTAGTGTGGGAGTAGGGccacctccaccacctcctccaCCTCTTGGGCAGGGTGCTCTTCCCTCAACACCATTGCCTGGGAATGGTTCTGTCATCAGACCCGTTCCATGCCCACCTCgacctccacctccacctcctccAGAGTCTCCTAACGAGAGTTCTAGGCAGGGAGCCCGCCCTCTtcctccacctccacctccacctccacctcctccGTATTTTGGGCAGGATGGGCCTCCCGTGACCCCATCTTCGAGGGATAGTTCTATCACCAGACCTGcgccacctccacctccacctccacctccgCCGCAAATATCCAACTTTTCTGGTGGAGGAGGGCCCCCTATTCCTCCACCTCCGCCCGTGACCCCATCTTCAAGGGATAGTTCTATCACCAGACCTGcgccacctccacctccacctccgCCGCAAATATCCAACTTTTCTGGTGGAGGAGGGCCCCCTATTCCTCCACCTCCTCCGCATCCTGGGCATGGGGCAGGACCCACAAATGCCCCACCAATCCCGCCTCCTGCGCCTTCAGTGCCGCCTCCTCCATTCAGTTCCAGTAAAGAACCTTCCAGTTTGTCAAATTCTAGTTCAACTCCACCACCTTCGGCCCCTCCACCTGGAACAAAAGGCAAAAGTTTATTGTCTCGTAGTGCATCTTCAAGGAATAGCCAAGCAAAGAAATTGAAGCCGCTACATTGGTTGAAATTGTCGAGAGCAGTTTCAGGAAGCTTGTGGGCAGAGACACAAAAATCTGGTGAAGCTTCTAA GGCGCCGGAGATTGATATTTCAGAACTTGAATCTCTATTCTCAGCTGCAGCTCCAAATCAAGAAGGGGGTTCAGGCAGAAAAACTGGTTCACGAGCCTCAATGGCGAATAAACCTGAAAAAGTGCAACTGGTGATTATTCTG ATTGAACACAGGCGTGCATACAATTGTGAGATCATGCtctcaaaagtgaaaatacCCTTGCATGAAATGCTA AGTTCAGTACTTGCTTTGGAAGACTCTGCATTAGACGTTGATCAGGTTGATAACCTCATCAAgttttgtccaacaaaagaGGAGATGGAAACACTTAAG GGTTACAAAGGAGAGAAAGATAAATTAGGAAAATGTGAACAG TTTTTTCTGGAGTTGATGCAAGTACCACGGATAGAATATAAGTTGAGAGTTTTTTCATTTAAGATTCAGTTTAACTCCCAG GTTTCTGACCTCAGGAAGAGTTTGAATATTGTAAATTCTGCTGCAGATCAG GGGTTCTGCTAA
- the LOC105166357 gene encoding formin-like protein 18 isoform X4: protein MALFRKLFYRKPPDGLLEICERVYVFDCCFTTDAFADYKGYVGGIIAQLREHYPDASILAFNFREGQTQSQIANALTEYDMTIMEYPRQYEGCPLLPMEVIHHFLRSSESWLSLGLQNLLLMHCERGGWPVLAFMLAALLIYRKHYSGEHKTLDMVYKQAPRELLHLLTPLNPVPSQLRYLQYVSRRNVATEWPPLDRALTMDCVIIRMIPNFDGDGGCRPLFRIYGQDPFQNSDRAPKILFSTPKKSRTVRHYKQAECELVKIDINCRIQGDVVLECISLHGDTAREEMMFRVMFNTAFIRSNILMLNRDDIDILWDAKDLFPKDFRAEVLFSEIDTASSVVPVDRSCFEEKDGLPEEAFAKVQEMFNSVDWLVPKGDAAVEALQNLALSNIVIDTHSYDEKSQVNQILAALEVKTTPKSPTDLNSENQSNFSSELSPNADVRRKLAEPHHEPSEIGAIISQKQTLIPPGDHSPPHQISHLRTPHMSSKQNSHSNTGQAQDVLPLSEADMPYPKISPSTPPLKDNTTVRPDISSPSAESPRSHNKVICGAPPKSEPPTSTSISAEDVFEVSRLETSPPPLSPPTHSSLVVNVGKSSRFEAPPAPTTPSPAQNAIQATEGGSPPPHLSSPKIDKHTLQRPHSPPDLAATPSIEESASTCVSTPTASLSLPTSSLKESSTSGIGLPPPPPPPPPPSPHLTDSSITVPYPHPHLVPVDDSSSIRGAPSFPAPPPSSPPVSPLKGQSASAVVPSPPLTPKTAPCPSSPPSEPLKERPGAEGAPPPPPPPPPPYFGQGVPHLTSPLEDKSITGHAPPPPPPPPLKERSSVGVGPPPPPPPPLGQGALPSTPLPGNGSVIRPVPCPPRPPPPPPPESPNESSRQGARPLPPPPPPPPPPPYFGQDGPPVTPSSRDSSITRPAPPPPPPPPPPQISNFSGGGGPPIPPPPPVTPSSRDSSITRPAPPPPPPPPQISNFSGGGGPPIPPPPPHPGHGAGPTNAPPIPPPAPSVPPPPFSSSKEPSSLSNSSSTPPPSAPPPGTKGKSLLSRSASSRNSQAKKLKPLHWLKLSRAVSGSLWAETQKSGEASKAPEIDISELESLFSAAAPNQEGGSGRKTGSRASMANKPEKVQLVIILIEHRRAYNCEIMLSKVKIPLHEMLSSVLALEDSALDVDQVDNLIKFCPTKEEMETLKGYKGEKDKLGKCEQFFLELMQVPRIEYKLRVFSFKIQFNSQVSDLRKSLNIVNSAADQIRGSAKLKRVMQTILSLGNALNQGTARGAAIGFRLDSLLKLTETRARNNKMTLMHYLCKVGIIISL, encoded by the exons ATGGCGTTGTTTCGGAAGTTGTTCTACCGGAAGCCACCTGATGGACTTCTCGAGATCTGCGAGCGGGTTTATG TCTTTGATTGTTGTTTCACCACTGATGCTTTCGCTGATTACAAAGGCTATGTGGGAGGTATAATAGCTCAACTTAGGGAACATTATCCAGACGCCTCAATCTTGGCTTTCAATTTCCGGGAGGGGCAGACACAGAGCCAGATAGCAAATGCTTTGACAGAATATGATATGACCATCATGGAGTACCCTCGTCAATATGAAGGTTGCCCATTGCTCCCAATGGAGGTGATTCACCATTTTCTAAGATCTAGTGAAAGCTGGCTTTCACTTGGGCTGCAAAATCTGCTTCTTATGCACTGTGAACGTGGTGGTTGGCCAGTTTTGGCTTTCATGTTGGCTGCATTGCTAATATACAGGAAGCACTACAGTGGGGAGCATAAGACCTTGGATATGGTATACAAGCAAGCTCCTCGTGAGCTTTTGCACTTGCTGACTCCTCTGAATCCCGTTCCTTCTCAGTTAAGGTACTTGCAGTATGTATCAAGGAGGAATGTTGCCACAGAATGGCCTCCACTAGACAGGGCACTCACCATGGATTGCGTCATTATTAGAATGATTCCGAATTTTGATGGAGATGGTGGTTGCCGACCGCTATTTCGTATCTATGGGCAAGATCCTTTCCAAAATTCTGACCGTGCACCGAAGATTCTGTTTTCAACTCCAAAGAAGAGTAGAACTGTTCGACACTACAAGCAG GCAGAATGTGaattagttaaaattgatataaattgcCGCATCCAAGGTGATGTTGTACTGGAGTGTATCAGCTTGCATGGTGATACAGCGCGGGAAGAGATGATGTTTCGTGTCATGTTTAACACAGCCTTTATTcggtcaaatattttaatgctCAATCGGGATGATATTGACATATTGTGGGATGCAAAGGACCTATTTCCAAAGGACTTCAGGGCAGAG gTTCTTTTTTCAGAGATCGATACTGCTTCCTCTGTAGTTCCTGTGGACCGTTCCTGCTTCGAAGAGAAAGATGGCCTTCCAGAGGAGGCTTTTGCTAAAGTTCAGGAAATGTTCAATAGTGTGGATTGGTTAGTTCCGAAGGGAGATGCTGCAGTTGAAGCTCTCCAAAATCTGGCTCTATCAAATATAGTAATTGATACTCATTCTTATGATGAGAAGTCTCAGGTGAATCAGATCCTTGCAGCACTAGAAGTTAAAACTACTCCTAAGAGCCCAACAGATTTAAATTCAGAGAACCAATCAAATTTTTCATCAGAGTTGTCCCCAAATGCAGATGTGCGTAGAAAGCTGGCTGAGCCCCATCATGAACCAAGTGAAATTGGGGCAATCATATCCCAAAAGCAAACACTTATTCCTCCTGGAGATCATTCTCCACCTCATCAAATTTCACATTTGAGAACTCCTCATATGTCATCCAAACAGAATTCTCACTCCAATACCGGACAAGCTCAAGATGTTTTACCTCTAAGTGAAGCTGACATGCCATATCCTAAAATCTCTCCTTCAACTCCTCCTTTGAAGGATAACACTACTGTTAGGCCTGATATATCTTCTCCTTCTGCAGAGAGTCCTAGGAGCCATAATAAAGTCATTTGTGGTGCACCTCCTAAGTCTGAACCTCCTACTTCAACATCTATTTCAGCTGAAGATGTGTTTGAAGTCAGTAGACTGGAAACTTCTCCACCTCCACTGTCTCCTCCAACTCATTCTTCCTTAGTAGTCAATGTGGGGAAGTCTTCTAGGTTTGAAGCTCCGCCTGCCCCAACAACTCCATCACCAGCTCAAAATGCTATTCAAGCTACTGAAGGTGGATCACCTCCTCCTCATCTTTCTTCTCCTAAAATAGATAAACATACACTTCAGAGACCTCATTCTCCGCCAGACCTAGCTGCTACTCCTTCTATTGAAGAATCAGCTTCTACATGTGTTTCAACTCCAACTGCATCTCTTTCTCTGCCCACATCTTCTTTAAAGGAAAGTTCCACTTCTGGAATTGGGcttccacctccacctccacctccacctccaccatcCCCACATTTGACAGATAGTTCAATAACAGTACCTTATCCACATCCTCATCTCGTACCTGTAGATGATAGTTCATCTATTAGAGGCGCGCCCTCTTTTCCAGCACCTCCCCCATCAAGCCCTCCTGTATCCCCTTTGAAGGGGCAGTCCGCTTCCGCAGTTGTTCCTTCACCTCCCTTAACCCCGAAAACTGCCCCATGTCCATCTTCACCTCCTTCGGAGCCTCTTAAGGAGAGGCCTGGTGCAGAAGGGGCCccacctccaccacctccaccacctcctccaTATTTTGGGCAGGGTGTCCCTCATTTAACCTCACCGTTGGAGGATAAATCTATCACCGGCCATGCTCCGCCTCCACCTCCGCCTCCACCTCTTAAGGAGAGATCTAGTGTGGGAGTAGGGccacctccaccacctcctccaCCTCTTGGGCAGGGTGCTCTTCCCTCAACACCATTGCCTGGGAATGGTTCTGTCATCAGACCCGTTCCATGCCCACCTCgacctccacctccacctcctccAGAGTCTCCTAACGAGAGTTCTAGGCAGGGAGCCCGCCCTCTtcctccacctccacctccacctccacctcctccGTATTTTGGGCAGGATGGGCCTCCCGTGACCCCATCTTCGAGGGATAGTTCTATCACCAGACCTGcgccacctccacctccacctccacctccgCCGCAAATATCCAACTTTTCTGGTGGAGGAGGGCCCCCTATTCCTCCACCTCCGCCCGTGACCCCATCTTCAAGGGATAGTTCTATCACCAGACCTGcgccacctccacctccacctccgCCGCAAATATCCAACTTTTCTGGTGGAGGAGGGCCCCCTATTCCTCCACCTCCTCCGCATCCTGGGCATGGGGCAGGACCCACAAATGCCCCACCAATCCCGCCTCCTGCGCCTTCAGTGCCGCCTCCTCCATTCAGTTCCAGTAAAGAACCTTCCAGTTTGTCAAATTCTAGTTCAACTCCACCACCTTCGGCCCCTCCACCTGGAACAAAAGGCAAAAGTTTATTGTCTCGTAGTGCATCTTCAAGGAATAGCCAAGCAAAGAAATTGAAGCCGCTACATTGGTTGAAATTGTCGAGAGCAGTTTCAGGAAGCTTGTGGGCAGAGACACAAAAATCTGGTGAAGCTTCTAA GGCGCCGGAGATTGATATTTCAGAACTTGAATCTCTATTCTCAGCTGCAGCTCCAAATCAAGAAGGGGGTTCAGGCAGAAAAACTGGTTCACGAGCCTCAATGGCGAATAAACCTGAAAAAGTGCAACTGGTGATTATTCTG ATTGAACACAGGCGTGCATACAATTGTGAGATCATGCtctcaaaagtgaaaatacCCTTGCATGAAATGCTA AGTTCAGTACTTGCTTTGGAAGACTCTGCATTAGACGTTGATCAGGTTGATAACCTCATCAAgttttgtccaacaaaagaGGAGATGGAAACACTTAAG GGTTACAAAGGAGAGAAAGATAAATTAGGAAAATGTGAACAG TTTTTTCTGGAGTTGATGCAAGTACCACGGATAGAATATAAGTTGAGAGTTTTTTCATTTAAGATTCAGTTTAACTCCCAG GTTTCTGACCTCAGGAAGAGTTTGAATATTGTAAATTCTGCTGCAGATCAG ATCAGGGGTTCTGCTAAGTTGAAAAGAGTCATGCAAACAATTCTTTCTTTGGGTAATGCTTTGAACCAGGGAACTGCCAGAG GTGCTGCTATTGGATTCAGGTTGGATAGCCTCCTCAAACTTACTGAAACTCGTGCCCGGAACAATAAGATGACACTGATGCATTATCTCTGCAAGGTTGGGATTATCATCTCTTTGTG A
- the LOC105166357 gene encoding formin-like protein 18 isoform X6, whose translation MALFRKLFYRKPPDGLLEICERVYVFDCCFTTDAFADYKGYVGGIIAQLREHYPDASILAFNFREGQTQSQIANALTEYDMTIMEYPRQYEGCPLLPMEVIHHFLRSSESWLSLGLQNLLLMHCERGGWPVLAFMLAALLIYRKHYSGEHKTLDMVYKQAPRELLHLLTPLNPVPSQLRYLQYVSRRNVATEWPPLDRALTMDCVIIRMIPNFDGDGGCRPLFRIYGQDPFQNSDRAPKILFSTPKKSRTVRHYKQAECELVKIDINCRIQGDVVLECISLHGDTAREEMMFRVMFNTAFIRSNILMLNRDDIDILWDAKDLFPKDFRAEVLFSEIDTASSVVPVDRSCFEEKDGLPEEAFAKVQEMFNSVDWLVPKGDAAVEALQNLALSNIVIDTHSYDEKSQVNQILAALEVKTTPKSPTDLNSENQSNFSSELSPNADVRRKLAEPHHEPSEIGAIISQKQTLIPPGDHSPPHQISHLRTPHMSSKQNSHSNTGQAQDVLPLSEADMPYPKISPSTPPLKDNTTVRPDISSPSAESPRSHNKVICGAPPKSEPPTSTSISAEDVFEVSRLETSPPPLSPPTHSSLVVNVGKSSRFEAPPAPTTPSPAQNAIQATEGGSPPPHLSSPKIDKHTLQRPHSPPDLAATPSIEESASTCVSTPTASLSLPTSSLKESSTSGIGLPPPPPPPPPPSPHLTDSSITVPYPHPHLVPVDDSSSIRGAPSFPAPPPSSPPVSPLKGQSASAVVPSPPLTPKTAPCPSSPPSEPLKERPGAEGAPPPPPPPPPPYFGQGVPHLTSPLEDKSITGHAPPPPPPPPLKERSSVGVGPPPPPPPPLGQGALPSTPLPGNGSVIRPVPCPPRPPPPPPPESPNESSRQGARPLPPPPPPPPPPPYFGQDGPPVTPSSRDSSITRPAPPPPPPPPPPQISNFSGGGGPPIPPPPPVTPSSRDSSITRPAPPPPPPPPQISNFSGGGGPPIPPPPPHPGHGAGPTNAPPIPPPAPSVPPPPFSSSKEPSSLSNSSSTPPPSAPPPGTKGKSLLSRSASSRNSQAKKLKPLHWLKLSRAVSGSLWAETQKSGEASKAPEIDISELESLFSAAAPNQEGGSGRKTGSRASMANKPEKVQLLMFR comes from the exons ATGGCGTTGTTTCGGAAGTTGTTCTACCGGAAGCCACCTGATGGACTTCTCGAGATCTGCGAGCGGGTTTATG TCTTTGATTGTTGTTTCACCACTGATGCTTTCGCTGATTACAAAGGCTATGTGGGAGGTATAATAGCTCAACTTAGGGAACATTATCCAGACGCCTCAATCTTGGCTTTCAATTTCCGGGAGGGGCAGACACAGAGCCAGATAGCAAATGCTTTGACAGAATATGATATGACCATCATGGAGTACCCTCGTCAATATGAAGGTTGCCCATTGCTCCCAATGGAGGTGATTCACCATTTTCTAAGATCTAGTGAAAGCTGGCTTTCACTTGGGCTGCAAAATCTGCTTCTTATGCACTGTGAACGTGGTGGTTGGCCAGTTTTGGCTTTCATGTTGGCTGCATTGCTAATATACAGGAAGCACTACAGTGGGGAGCATAAGACCTTGGATATGGTATACAAGCAAGCTCCTCGTGAGCTTTTGCACTTGCTGACTCCTCTGAATCCCGTTCCTTCTCAGTTAAGGTACTTGCAGTATGTATCAAGGAGGAATGTTGCCACAGAATGGCCTCCACTAGACAGGGCACTCACCATGGATTGCGTCATTATTAGAATGATTCCGAATTTTGATGGAGATGGTGGTTGCCGACCGCTATTTCGTATCTATGGGCAAGATCCTTTCCAAAATTCTGACCGTGCACCGAAGATTCTGTTTTCAACTCCAAAGAAGAGTAGAACTGTTCGACACTACAAGCAG GCAGAATGTGaattagttaaaattgatataaattgcCGCATCCAAGGTGATGTTGTACTGGAGTGTATCAGCTTGCATGGTGATACAGCGCGGGAAGAGATGATGTTTCGTGTCATGTTTAACACAGCCTTTATTcggtcaaatattttaatgctCAATCGGGATGATATTGACATATTGTGGGATGCAAAGGACCTATTTCCAAAGGACTTCAGGGCAGAG gTTCTTTTTTCAGAGATCGATACTGCTTCCTCTGTAGTTCCTGTGGACCGTTCCTGCTTCGAAGAGAAAGATGGCCTTCCAGAGGAGGCTTTTGCTAAAGTTCAGGAAATGTTCAATAGTGTGGATTGGTTAGTTCCGAAGGGAGATGCTGCAGTTGAAGCTCTCCAAAATCTGGCTCTATCAAATATAGTAATTGATACTCATTCTTATGATGAGAAGTCTCAGGTGAATCAGATCCTTGCAGCACTAGAAGTTAAAACTACTCCTAAGAGCCCAACAGATTTAAATTCAGAGAACCAATCAAATTTTTCATCAGAGTTGTCCCCAAATGCAGATGTGCGTAGAAAGCTGGCTGAGCCCCATCATGAACCAAGTGAAATTGGGGCAATCATATCCCAAAAGCAAACACTTATTCCTCCTGGAGATCATTCTCCACCTCATCAAATTTCACATTTGAGAACTCCTCATATGTCATCCAAACAGAATTCTCACTCCAATACCGGACAAGCTCAAGATGTTTTACCTCTAAGTGAAGCTGACATGCCATATCCTAAAATCTCTCCTTCAACTCCTCCTTTGAAGGATAACACTACTGTTAGGCCTGATATATCTTCTCCTTCTGCAGAGAGTCCTAGGAGCCATAATAAAGTCATTTGTGGTGCACCTCCTAAGTCTGAACCTCCTACTTCAACATCTATTTCAGCTGAAGATGTGTTTGAAGTCAGTAGACTGGAAACTTCTCCACCTCCACTGTCTCCTCCAACTCATTCTTCCTTAGTAGTCAATGTGGGGAAGTCTTCTAGGTTTGAAGCTCCGCCTGCCCCAACAACTCCATCACCAGCTCAAAATGCTATTCAAGCTACTGAAGGTGGATCACCTCCTCCTCATCTTTCTTCTCCTAAAATAGATAAACATACACTTCAGAGACCTCATTCTCCGCCAGACCTAGCTGCTACTCCTTCTATTGAAGAATCAGCTTCTACATGTGTTTCAACTCCAACTGCATCTCTTTCTCTGCCCACATCTTCTTTAAAGGAAAGTTCCACTTCTGGAATTGGGcttccacctccacctccacctccacctccaccatcCCCACATTTGACAGATAGTTCAATAACAGTACCTTATCCACATCCTCATCTCGTACCTGTAGATGATAGTTCATCTATTAGAGGCGCGCCCTCTTTTCCAGCACCTCCCCCATCAAGCCCTCCTGTATCCCCTTTGAAGGGGCAGTCCGCTTCCGCAGTTGTTCCTTCACCTCCCTTAACCCCGAAAACTGCCCCATGTCCATCTTCACCTCCTTCGGAGCCTCTTAAGGAGAGGCCTGGTGCAGAAGGGGCCccacctccaccacctccaccacctcctccaTATTTTGGGCAGGGTGTCCCTCATTTAACCTCACCGTTGGAGGATAAATCTATCACCGGCCATGCTCCGCCTCCACCTCCGCCTCCACCTCTTAAGGAGAGATCTAGTGTGGGAGTAGGGccacctccaccacctcctccaCCTCTTGGGCAGGGTGCTCTTCCCTCAACACCATTGCCTGGGAATGGTTCTGTCATCAGACCCGTTCCATGCCCACCTCgacctccacctccacctcctccAGAGTCTCCTAACGAGAGTTCTAGGCAGGGAGCCCGCCCTCTtcctccacctccacctccacctccacctcctccGTATTTTGGGCAGGATGGGCCTCCCGTGACCCCATCTTCGAGGGATAGTTCTATCACCAGACCTGcgccacctccacctccacctccacctccgCCGCAAATATCCAACTTTTCTGGTGGAGGAGGGCCCCCTATTCCTCCACCTCCGCCCGTGACCCCATCTTCAAGGGATAGTTCTATCACCAGACCTGcgccacctccacctccacctccgCCGCAAATATCCAACTTTTCTGGTGGAGGAGGGCCCCCTATTCCTCCACCTCCTCCGCATCCTGGGCATGGGGCAGGACCCACAAATGCCCCACCAATCCCGCCTCCTGCGCCTTCAGTGCCGCCTCCTCCATTCAGTTCCAGTAAAGAACCTTCCAGTTTGTCAAATTCTAGTTCAACTCCACCACCTTCGGCCCCTCCACCTGGAACAAAAGGCAAAAGTTTATTGTCTCGTAGTGCATCTTCAAGGAATAGCCAAGCAAAGAAATTGAAGCCGCTACATTGGTTGAAATTGTCGAGAGCAGTTTCAGGAAGCTTGTGGGCAGAGACACAAAAATCTGGTGAAGCTTCTAA GGCGCCGGAGATTGATATTTCAGAACTTGAATCTCTATTCTCAGCTGCAGCTCCAAATCAAGAAGGGGGTTCAGGCAGAAAAACTGGTTCACGAGCCTCAATGGCGAATAAACCTGAAAAAGTGCAACTG CTTATGTTCAGATAG